In Propionicimonas paludicola, a single window of DNA contains:
- a CDS encoding N-acetylglucosamine-6-phosphate deacetylase, producing MRLLAGDRILFPDADAPAAGWIEVDGERIVATGLGTAPRPADEQLVGLVVPGYVDVHCHGGGGASFVTTDPEQVRTVLAAHRRHGVTTMVASLVTGRPEDLLAQVRCLAGLYRSGEIAGIHLEGPWLAPEFHGAHPTPLLSEPLPAQVGELVDAGAGAVKMVTIAPERDGALDSIALLAGRGVVAALGHTNAGYDQARAAIAAGATGSTHLFNAMAPLRHREPGPILALLEDPRVWLELIADGVHLRPELVAFIASIAPGRVVFVTDAMAAAAGPDGDYLLGELPVEVRDGLALVAGTDTIAGSTLTLDRAVQIAVAAGVPLAVAVRAATQHPADYLSLSEVGRLAPDMRADLVVLDNDLAVSRVLAGGSWLAR from the coding sequence GTGAGACTGCTCGCCGGCGACCGCATCCTGTTCCCCGATGCGGACGCTCCGGCGGCGGGCTGGATCGAGGTCGACGGCGAGCGGATCGTGGCCACCGGCCTCGGCACTGCTCCCCGTCCGGCCGACGAACAGCTGGTCGGCCTGGTCGTCCCGGGCTATGTGGACGTCCATTGCCACGGCGGCGGTGGCGCCTCGTTCGTGACCACCGACCCCGAGCAGGTGCGGACGGTACTGGCCGCCCATCGCCGGCACGGGGTCACCACCATGGTCGCGTCCCTGGTCACCGGCCGTCCCGAGGATCTGCTGGCCCAGGTGCGCTGCCTGGCCGGGCTGTACCGCTCCGGCGAGATCGCCGGGATCCATCTGGAAGGCCCCTGGCTGGCGCCGGAGTTCCACGGCGCACACCCGACCCCGCTGCTCAGCGAACCACTACCGGCCCAGGTCGGCGAGCTTGTGGACGCCGGGGCGGGTGCGGTGAAGATGGTCACCATCGCCCCCGAGCGGGACGGGGCACTGGACTCGATCGCGCTGCTGGCCGGCCGCGGCGTGGTGGCCGCATTGGGCCACACCAACGCCGGCTACGACCAGGCCCGGGCCGCCATCGCGGCCGGCGCCACCGGCTCCACTCACCTGTTCAATGCCATGGCCCCACTGCGACATCGCGAGCCCGGACCGATCCTGGCCCTCCTCGAAGACCCGCGCGTCTGGCTGGAGTTGATCGCCGACGGCGTCCATCTGCGTCCGGAGCTGGTCGCCTTCATCGCCTCGATCGCACCCGGACGGGTGGTCTTCGTCACCGATGCCATGGCCGCGGCGGCCGGACCGGACGGGGACTATCTGCTCGGCGAACTGCCGGTCGAGGTGCGCGACGGACTGGCCCTGGTGGCCGGGACGGACACCATCGCCGGGTCGACCCTCACCCTGGACCGGGCGGTCCAGATCGCCGTGGCCGCCGGAGTCCCGCTGGCTGTGGCCGTCCGGGCCGCCACCCAGCATCCGGCCGACTACCTCTCGCTGAGCGAGGTCGGACGACTGGCCCCGGACATGCGGGCCGACCTGGTGGTCCTCGACAACGACCTGGCGGTCTCCCGGGTGCTGGCCGGCGGCAGTTGGCTGGCCCGCTGA
- the nagB gene encoding glucosamine-6-phosphate deaminase, producing MEVIICPDAERVGRVAAAKAAKLAAAVGPKVVLGVATGSSPVQTFAELARLSRDGELDLSQASAFALDEYVGIAPGHPESYHEIIRKTVTEPMGLDPARVHVPDGFADDLAAACRDYEAAIVAAGGVDIQFLGVGTNGHIGFNEPTSSLTSRTRIKTLAERTRQDNARFFDSIDQVPRHCLTQGLGTIMDARSVILVATGATKAHAIAQVVEGPITAMFPGSVLQLHQHATIVVDEAAAAELQLADYFRQTYANLPDWQRVEL from the coding sequence GTGGAAGTCATCATCTGCCCGGACGCCGAGCGCGTTGGACGGGTCGCCGCGGCCAAGGCCGCGAAGCTCGCCGCTGCCGTCGGCCCCAAGGTCGTCCTCGGCGTAGCCACCGGCTCCTCGCCGGTGCAGACCTTCGCCGAGCTGGCCCGGCTGTCCCGAGACGGCGAGCTCGACCTGTCCCAGGCGTCCGCCTTCGCCCTGGACGAGTACGTCGGGATCGCCCCCGGACACCCGGAGAGCTACCACGAGATCATCCGCAAGACCGTCACCGAGCCGATGGGGCTCGACCCGGCCCGGGTGCACGTCCCGGACGGCTTCGCCGACGATCTGGCCGCAGCCTGCCGAGACTACGAGGCCGCGATCGTGGCGGCCGGCGGGGTGGACATTCAGTTCCTCGGGGTCGGCACCAATGGCCACATCGGCTTCAACGAGCCGACCTCCTCGCTGACCTCGCGGACCCGGATCAAGACCCTGGCCGAGCGCACCCGGCAGGACAATGCCCGCTTCTTCGACTCGATCGACCAGGTGCCGCGGCACTGCCTGACCCAGGGACTGGGCACGATCATGGACGCCCGGAGCGTGATCCTGGTCGCCACCGGCGCCACCAAGGCGCACGCCATCGCCCAGGTCGTCGAGGGTCCGATCACCGCCATGTTCCCGGGTTCGGTGCTCCAGCTGCACCAGCACGCCACGATCGTGGTGGACGAGGCCGCTGCCGCCGAACTGCAGCTGGCCGACTACTTCCGGCAGACCTACGCCAACCTGCCCGACTGGCAGCGGGTAGAGCTGTGA
- a CDS encoding GntR family transcriptional regulator: MTVATPLTDGPQPKHQQLRGLLIQLAVPGQPIPSERELMTSYGVSRATVRKAIDGLVADGLLQRTQGLGTFAVRPRLETNLHLASFSQDMRRRGLSPATRIVSIGLEQPPVAASEWLGLAAGEPAWRLVRVRLADGVPIAHEDGWYPSGLLPELDRRPLAEASLYQLLGQDYGLWIDKAEQTVWTEPAGPELAVRLAAAEDSPLLVFRRLSSASGVPVEYVVSHYRGDRYQVHMTLNREQPNARTESSK; the protein is encoded by the coding sequence ATGACCGTGGCCACGCCGCTGACCGACGGTCCGCAGCCCAAGCACCAGCAGCTGCGCGGGTTGCTCATCCAGCTGGCCGTCCCGGGCCAGCCGATCCCCTCCGAGCGCGAGCTGATGACCAGCTACGGCGTCTCCCGAGCGACCGTCCGCAAGGCCATCGACGGGCTGGTCGCCGACGGACTCCTGCAGCGCACCCAGGGCCTGGGCACCTTCGCGGTCCGGCCCCGACTGGAGACCAACCTGCATCTGGCCTCGTTCAGCCAGGACATGCGCCGGCGCGGCCTCAGCCCGGCCACCCGGATCGTGTCGATCGGCCTCGAGCAGCCACCGGTCGCGGCATCCGAGTGGCTCGGTCTGGCCGCCGGCGAACCGGCCTGGCGGCTGGTCCGGGTCCGGCTGGCCGACGGCGTCCCGATCGCCCACGAGGACGGCTGGTATCCGTCCGGGCTACTGCCCGAGCTGGATCGCCGGCCATTGGCCGAGGCCTCGCTCTACCAGCTCCTCGGCCAGGACTACGGACTGTGGATCGACAAGGCCGAACAGACGGTCTGGACCGAGCCCGCCGGCCCGGAGCTGGCCGTCCGCCTCGCGGCCGCCGAGGACAGCCCGCTGCTGGTCTTCCGGCGTCTGTCCAGTGCGTCAGGGGTGCCGGTGGAGTACGTCGTCTCGCACTACCGCGGTGATCGCTACCAGGTGCACATGACCTTGAACCGCGAGCAACCGAACGCTCGCACCGAGTCTTCGAAGTGA
- a CDS encoding YchJ family protein, translated as MTRPDARPWPTTAEALMRSRFEAFRDADAAWLLASWHPSTRPGRLDLSGNPRWRGLQILDVVDGGEDDDTGVVEFRASYLTPGGVDFQHERSRFVREAGRWYYLDAVRAPGLGG; from the coding sequence ATGACCAGACCGGACGCCCGCCCGTGGCCGACCACCGCCGAGGCGCTGATGCGATCCCGGTTCGAGGCGTTCCGGGACGCCGACGCCGCCTGGCTGCTGGCGTCCTGGCACCCGTCCACCCGTCCAGGCCGGCTCGACCTGAGCGGCAACCCGCGCTGGCGTGGCCTGCAGATCCTCGACGTCGTCGATGGTGGCGAGGACGACGACACCGGCGTCGTCGAGTTCCGGGCCAGCTATCTCACCCCTGGTGGAGTGGACTTTCAGCACGAGCGGTCCCGCTTCGTCCGGGAAGCTGGACGCTGGTACTACCTGGACGCCGTGCGCGCACCGGGCCTGGGCGGCTGA
- a CDS encoding GyrI-like domain-containing protein: MYFTAEAIPEPTVITLEPEATAVVRHAGVTVDQLPALFDAGYQAIQDSGTPLADPAFALYTGDPAGVFDLELGFRATGPVPAQATGMPTVEASALPAGRAVALSHLGSYDELPQAWERLVEAAAQAGLRPTCFCEIYVTDPDAEPAPSALRTDLVLIEPAQA, translated from the coding sequence ATGTACTTCACCGCCGAAGCGATCCCCGAGCCCACCGTGATCACCCTCGAGCCGGAGGCCACTGCGGTCGTCCGGCACGCCGGGGTGACCGTCGACCAGCTGCCGGCCCTGTTCGACGCCGGCTACCAGGCCATCCAGGACAGCGGGACGCCGCTGGCCGACCCGGCCTTCGCCCTCTACACCGGCGATCCGGCCGGGGTCTTCGATCTGGAGCTCGGCTTCCGGGCCACCGGGCCGGTCCCGGCGCAGGCCACCGGAATGCCGACTGTCGAAGCGTCCGCACTTCCGGCTGGACGGGCCGTGGCGCTCAGCCACCTCGGCTCCTATGACGAGTTGCCCCAAGCCTGGGAGCGGCTGGTCGAGGCGGCCGCGCAGGCCGGGCTGCGTCCGACCTGCTTCTGCGAGATCTACGTCACCGATCCGGACGCTGAGCCGGCACCCAGCGCGCTGCGCACCGATCTGGTGTTGATCGAGCCGGCTCAGGCCTGA
- a CDS encoding ROK family transcriptional regulator has protein sequence MPAQAPSDLGAALIGLIGTRGPLSRADAARLLNVSPTRITRITKSLLATGLITETGTVPSDGGRPATMLALRIDRRHALGVKVTPNHLTYSRVDLAGQASPATSINLNTAAPDAPERIVRAIADAVGDTPSDLLGIGLALPGSLDSDGLVNSTVLGWQRVALPAMLSQRTGLPAIVDNDVNALAIAAQLYENTLPGDVALVTIGFGIGCAFAMGSQIYRGAHGGAGELGHTVVDPDGEPCVCGLRGCLETLISDNALTRRARATGILPEGAGKDALNTAAAAGDAAALELFSWAGAQLGYALASLVHLLDPALIIISGEGADMWQYWEPGFTPALRQHIPRHRQDLRVITRDWGEDTWAVGAAALVFASPFEGAAPTASRQQVRDLLQVSN, from the coding sequence ATGCCCGCACAGGCTCCGTCCGACCTCGGCGCGGCACTGATCGGTCTGATCGGTACCCGCGGGCCGCTGTCCCGCGCGGACGCCGCGCGGCTGCTCAACGTCTCCCCCACTCGGATCACTCGGATCACCAAGTCACTGCTGGCCACCGGCCTGATCACCGAGACCGGAACCGTCCCCTCCGATGGCGGACGTCCGGCCACCATGCTGGCGCTGCGGATCGATCGCCGACATGCACTCGGGGTCAAGGTGACCCCGAACCACCTGACCTACTCCCGGGTCGACCTGGCCGGCCAGGCCAGCCCGGCCACCAGCATCAACCTGAACACGGCCGCCCCGGACGCACCGGAGCGGATCGTCCGGGCCATCGCGGACGCCGTGGGCGACACCCCGTCCGACCTGCTCGGGATCGGGCTGGCCCTGCCCGGCTCGCTGGACAGCGACGGCCTGGTGAACAGCACCGTCCTGGGCTGGCAGCGAGTCGCCCTTCCGGCCATGCTCAGCCAGCGGACCGGGCTGCCGGCGATCGTCGACAACGACGTGAATGCCCTCGCCATCGCCGCCCAGCTGTATGAGAACACCCTGCCCGGCGATGTGGCCCTGGTCACCATCGGCTTCGGCATCGGCTGCGCGTTCGCCATGGGCTCCCAGATCTATCGCGGCGCGCACGGGGGTGCCGGCGAACTCGGCCACACCGTGGTCGACCCGGACGGCGAGCCCTGCGTCTGCGGGCTGCGCGGCTGCCTGGAGACCCTGATCAGCGACAACGCGCTGACCCGCCGGGCCCGGGCCACCGGGATCCTGCCCGAGGGGGCCGGCAAGGACGCGCTGAACACCGCCGCGGCCGCCGGGGACGCCGCCGCCCTGGAGCTGTTCAGTTGGGCCGGGGCGCAGTTGGGCTACGCGCTGGCCTCGCTGGTGCACCTGCTCGACCCGGCGCTGATCATCATCTCCGGCGAGGGCGCCGACATGTGGCAGTACTGGGAGCCCGGCTTCACCCCGGCGCTGCGCCAGCACATCCCCCGGCACCGGCAGGACCTACGGGTGATCACCCGGGACTGGGGCGAGGACACCTGGGCCGTGGGTGCGGCCGCACTGGTCTTCGCCTCCCCCTTCGAGGGTGCTGCGCCGACCGCCTCTCGCCAGCAGGTTCGCGACCTGCTGCAAGTCAGCAACTGA
- a CDS encoding carbohydrate ABC transporter permease produces MMKRRHAAWAVLFLAPSAIPLVLFTLMPMISSIRISLEQWNLISDPKWVGLGNYAKLLASPTTLSVFGNTLGYVAGYLPLVYIGGLALALALNAKLPARGFFRAVYFLPVVTSWVVVALMWKWLLNPSTGVVNAVLGAVGLPQPGWWTDPNWALASVILASAWKDLGFVMVILLAGLQSIPNDLYEAARIDGASAWRLFTNITLPLLTPSTFFVVVISLINGFQVFDQVYVMTGGGPQGASQVVVGQIYDLTFRYGRAGEAAALSWLLFAVILAITIIQMWGQRRWVHHD; encoded by the coding sequence ATGATGAAGCGAAGGCATGCCGCCTGGGCGGTTCTCTTCCTCGCCCCCAGCGCGATCCCATTGGTGCTGTTCACGCTGATGCCGATGATCTCCTCGATCCGGATCAGCCTCGAGCAGTGGAACCTGATCTCCGATCCCAAGTGGGTCGGCCTGGGCAACTACGCCAAGCTGCTGGCCAGCCCGACCACGCTCAGTGTGTTCGGCAACACCCTGGGCTATGTGGCCGGCTACCTGCCGCTGGTCTACATCGGCGGCCTGGCCCTGGCCCTGGCCCTGAACGCCAAGCTGCCGGCCCGCGGCTTCTTCCGCGCTGTCTACTTCCTGCCGGTGGTGACCAGCTGGGTGGTCGTGGCCCTGATGTGGAAGTGGCTGCTGAACCCGAGCACCGGCGTGGTCAACGCCGTCCTGGGTGCGGTTGGGCTGCCGCAGCCGGGCTGGTGGACCGACCCGAACTGGGCGTTGGCTTCGGTGATCCTGGCCTCGGCCTGGAAGGACCTGGGCTTCGTGATGGTGATCCTGCTGGCAGGATTGCAGTCGATCCCGAACGACCTGTACGAGGCCGCCCGGATCGACGGCGCTTCGGCCTGGCGGCTGTTCACCAACATCACGCTGCCGCTGCTCACCCCATCCACCTTCTTCGTGGTCGTGATCTCGCTGATCAACGGCTTCCAGGTCTTCGATCAGGTCTACGTGATGACCGGCGGTGGCCCGCAGGGCGCCTCCCAGGTGGTCGTCGGCCAGATCTACGACCTCACCTTCCGCTATGGACGAGCTGGCGAGGCGGCCGCGCTGTCCTGGCTGCTGTTCGCGGTGATCCTGGCGATCACCATCATCCAGATGTGGGGCCAGCGGCGGTGGGTGCACCATGACTAA
- a CDS encoding carbohydrate ABC transporter permease produces the protein MTKPRRIVLFVIVALVALAMVFPFAWTFVTSITPDGSLADGPSLYVPNPTMAAYVELFNRLPMGQIILNSVVVSFAATALQLITGSMAGYAFARLQFRAKPVVFAVYLATLMIPLQVLVVPLFIQFRDWNLQDTLFSLIAPSAASAFGVFLLRQAIEAVPKELDEAATIDGAGHLRIFAMVILPLIKPALATVGILAFMASWNSFLWPLVVIRSPELQTLPLGLATLQGLYTTRWDVVMAGSVVSIIPIALVYLFAQRYIIAGVSHTGLK, from the coding sequence ATGACTAAGCCTCGTCGGATCGTGCTGTTCGTCATCGTGGCCCTGGTCGCGCTGGCCATGGTCTTCCCGTTCGCGTGGACCTTCGTCACCTCGATCACCCCGGACGGCTCGCTGGCCGACGGGCCGAGCCTGTACGTCCCGAACCCGACCATGGCTGCGTACGTCGAGTTGTTCAACCGGCTGCCGATGGGTCAGATCATTCTCAACTCGGTGGTGGTCTCCTTCGCGGCCACTGCGCTGCAGCTGATCACCGGTTCGATGGCCGGCTACGCCTTCGCCCGGCTGCAGTTCCGGGCCAAGCCGGTGGTCTTCGCGGTCTACCTGGCCACCTTGATGATTCCGCTGCAGGTGCTGGTGGTGCCGCTGTTCATCCAGTTCCGTGACTGGAACCTGCAAGACACCCTGTTCTCGCTGATCGCGCCCTCGGCGGCGTCCGCCTTCGGCGTGTTCCTGCTGCGTCAGGCGATCGAGGCCGTCCCCAAGGAGCTGGACGAGGCTGCCACCATCGACGGTGCCGGCCACCTGCGGATCTTCGCCATGGTGATCCTGCCGCTGATCAAGCCGGCCCTGGCCACCGTGGGGATCCTCGCCTTCATGGCCAGCTGGAACAGCTTCCTGTGGCCACTGGTCGTGATCCGCTCTCCCGAGTTGCAGACGCTGCCGCTCGGCTTGGCCACTCTGCAAGGCCTCTACACGACCCGCTGGGACGTGGTGATGGCCGGTTCGGTGGTCTCCATCATCCCGATCGCACTGGTCTATCTCTTCGCCCAGCGCTACATCATCGCCGGCGTATCCCACACCGGCCTGAAATAA
- a CDS encoding ABC transporter substrate-binding protein produces the protein MLARTTRLAAVALAGLLAFTGCTQGSATKPAEPSVSASGSAAGPVTVTYMNFLANGGHEKDLAAIASAFTAANPGITVKIETVPYADYFTKLQTAVAAGTAPDTFELNYENFVTYASNGTLAELKVDDATKYKPSLLEAFSSNGKQYGLPESFSDVVLFYNADLFKAAGVSTPTADWTWKDEQAAAEKLTDKAKKVWGDYQPVTFNEFYKVLAQTGGSFLNADKTATAFNSPEGIKAANWLVGKPGKVMPTEADGAGSPDWDTKQFQNGKLAMWHSGIWMFDGLKDVKFNWDIAVEPGDTTKASAMFANAAVLNAKSANAEAAQKWITFLTSSDEMVKTRLDSSWELPPVADQTKLASYLTKGKPTNRQAVFDSLEKVVLPPVIASQQEMQDAVTKELGAAAAGRKTVEKAVADAAATVDALLK, from the coding sequence ATGCTCGCTCGCACGACCCGGCTCGCGGCTGTCGCCTTGGCTGGCCTGCTTGCTTTCACCGGTTGTACCCAAGGTTCGGCGACGAAGCCGGCCGAACCCTCGGTTTCCGCGTCCGGCAGTGCTGCCGGACCGGTCACCGTCACCTACATGAACTTCCTCGCCAACGGCGGCCACGAGAAGGACCTGGCCGCCATCGCGTCCGCCTTCACCGCGGCCAACCCGGGGATCACCGTGAAGATCGAAACGGTGCCCTACGCCGACTACTTCACCAAGCTGCAGACCGCGGTTGCGGCCGGCACCGCTCCGGACACCTTCGAGCTGAACTACGAGAACTTCGTCACCTACGCCAGCAACGGCACCCTGGCCGAGCTGAAGGTTGACGACGCCACCAAGTACAAGCCGTCCCTCCTGGAGGCCTTCTCCAGCAACGGCAAGCAGTACGGCCTGCCGGAGTCCTTCAGCGACGTGGTGCTGTTCTACAACGCCGACCTGTTCAAGGCCGCCGGGGTGAGCACTCCGACTGCCGACTGGACCTGGAAGGACGAGCAGGCGGCCGCCGAGAAGCTCACCGACAAGGCCAAGAAGGTCTGGGGCGACTACCAGCCGGTGACCTTCAACGAGTTCTACAAGGTGCTGGCCCAGACCGGCGGCAGCTTCCTGAACGCCGACAAGACCGCCACGGCATTCAACTCTCCCGAGGGCATCAAGGCCGCCAACTGGCTGGTCGGCAAGCCCGGCAAGGTCATGCCCACCGAGGCGGACGGGGCCGGCTCGCCGGACTGGGATACCAAGCAGTTCCAGAACGGCAAGCTCGCCATGTGGCACTCCGGCATCTGGATGTTCGACGGCCTCAAGGACGTCAAGTTCAACTGGGACATCGCCGTCGAGCCTGGTGACACCACCAAGGCATCGGCCATGTTCGCCAATGCCGCAGTCCTGAACGCCAAGAGCGCCAATGCGGAGGCTGCCCAGAAGTGGATCACCTTCCTCACCTCGTCCGACGAAATGGTGAAGACCCGCCTGGACTCGTCCTGGGAGCTGCCGCCCGTCGCCGATCAGACCAAGCTGGCCAGCTACCTCACCAAGGGCAAGCCGACCAACCGGCAGGCCGTGTTCGACTCGCTCGAGAAGGTCGTGCTGCCTCCGGTGATCGCGTCCCAGCAGGAGATGCAGGACGCCGTCACCAAGGAACTGGGCGCAGCTGCGGCCGGACGCAAGACCGTCGAGAAGGCCGTGGCCGACGCCGCTGCCACCGTCGACGCCCTGTTGAAGTAG
- a CDS encoding TIM-barrel domain-containing protein, with amino-acid sequence MTMTASTAVPWHRPRGAEHPYANSADQLDPIVPVAGQPLRIGAVHPGTSRLELELRWSDATLPPLREPLTKVSQGNADSVALAGGDGHLEEAQAASLSTETAWTISLPALPEAAGEYRFVADDRASDWFELRPARWLPGGDDAVAGAGAKLVPGSVELLTPVGGAPVRARFVLALQPGDHLVGFGERFDAIDQAGRRFDSVVFEQYKSQGEFGRTYLPMPFAHVISADGSSWGFHVRTSRRVWFDAAASRPDQLLVEVELGAEAQVSVGLYDGSPTQVLTTFLNEVGRAAEQPDWVLRLWASSNEWNTQAIVTEQVARHHAEQIPLGVVVIEAWSDEQGFVVWRDSAYTPRTDGSVHSASDFTYPADGAWPDPAGMIADLHDQDIKLVLWQIPLLGHAETELTAETAAEVAYLAERGLAVREADGSPYRNRGWWFPKALMPDFTNPEARRWWQDRHRWLVRDLGVDGFKTDGGEHAWGADLRYADGRTGAENNNRYPVEYAAAFGELLESEGAAPITFSRAGYTGSQAHGLYWAGDENSTWTAFRHSLNAGITAAACGIVYWGWDIAGFSGPLPDPELYLRATAVSAFLPIMQYHSEFNHHRRPLRDRTPWNVGEAFGDEQVLPIFRSYAQLRERLVDYLARSARTAVRTDRPLLRGLFFDWPDDPQLWAHPHQFLCGDDLLVSPVTESGATEWTTWLPAGDWVDVWTGERLSGSAPVTRPVPLDVVPVYARAQAWPELAAVFGH; translated from the coding sequence ATGACCATGACCGCCAGCACCGCTGTGCCGTGGCACCGTCCGCGGGGTGCCGAGCACCCGTACGCGAACTCGGCCGATCAGCTCGACCCGATCGTCCCGGTGGCCGGGCAGCCGCTGCGGATCGGTGCCGTGCACCCGGGCACCAGCCGGCTCGAGCTCGAGCTGCGCTGGTCGGACGCCACACTGCCCCCGCTGCGTGAGCCGCTGACCAAGGTCAGCCAGGGCAACGCCGACTCGGTGGCCCTGGCCGGTGGCGATGGTCATCTCGAGGAGGCCCAGGCCGCCTCACTGTCCACCGAAACCGCGTGGACCATCAGCCTTCCGGCGCTGCCCGAGGCCGCCGGTGAGTACCGCTTCGTGGCCGATGACCGGGCCAGTGACTGGTTCGAGCTGCGTCCGGCCCGTTGGCTGCCCGGCGGCGACGATGCCGTGGCCGGTGCCGGGGCGAAGCTCGTCCCCGGCAGTGTCGAACTGCTCACTCCGGTGGGCGGGGCTCCGGTGCGGGCCCGGTTCGTGCTGGCGCTGCAGCCCGGCGATCACCTGGTCGGCTTCGGCGAGCGCTTCGACGCCATCGACCAGGCCGGACGCCGGTTCGACTCGGTGGTCTTCGAGCAGTACAAGTCGCAAGGCGAGTTCGGACGGACCTACCTGCCGATGCCGTTCGCCCACGTGATCTCCGCCGACGGCAGCAGCTGGGGCTTCCACGTCCGCACCTCCCGGCGGGTCTGGTTCGACGCGGCGGCCAGCCGTCCCGACCAGTTGCTGGTCGAGGTCGAGCTGGGCGCCGAGGCTCAGGTATCGGTGGGCCTGTATGACGGCAGCCCGACCCAGGTGCTCACCACCTTCCTGAACGAGGTGGGCCGGGCCGCGGAGCAGCCGGATTGGGTGCTGCGGCTGTGGGCGTCCAGCAACGAGTGGAACACCCAGGCCATCGTCACCGAGCAGGTGGCCCGGCATCACGCCGAGCAGATCCCGCTCGGCGTCGTGGTCATCGAGGCGTGGTCGGACGAGCAGGGCTTCGTGGTCTGGCGGGACTCGGCCTACACCCCGCGCACCGACGGCAGCGTGCACAGTGCGTCCGACTTCACCTACCCGGCGGACGGAGCCTGGCCGGACCCGGCCGGGATGATCGCCGACCTGCACGACCAGGACATCAAGCTGGTGCTGTGGCAGATCCCGCTGCTCGGCCACGCCGAGACCGAGCTGACCGCTGAGACCGCGGCCGAGGTGGCCTACCTCGCCGAGCGCGGCCTGGCCGTCCGGGAGGCCGACGGCAGTCCCTATCGCAACCGCGGCTGGTGGTTCCCCAAGGCGCTGATGCCCGACTTCACCAACCCCGAGGCCCGGCGCTGGTGGCAGGACCGGCATCGCTGGCTGGTTCGCGATCTGGGGGTGGACGGCTTCAAGACCGACGGCGGCGAGCACGCCTGGGGTGCCGACCTGCGCTACGCCGACGGACGCACCGGCGCCGAGAACAACAACCGCTACCCGGTGGAGTACGCGGCCGCCTTCGGCGAGCTGCTGGAGTCCGAGGGGGCGGCACCGATCACCTTCTCCCGGGCCGGCTACACCGGCTCGCAGGCGCACGGGCTGTACTGGGCCGGCGACGAGAACTCGACCTGGACGGCCTTCCGGCACTCGCTGAACGCCGGCATCACCGCCGCCGCCTGCGGGATCGTCTACTGGGGCTGGGATATCGCCGGCTTCTCCGGCCCGCTGCCCGACCCCGAGCTCTATCTGCGGGCCACTGCGGTGTCGGCCTTCCTGCCGATCATGCAGTACCACTCGGAGTTCAACCACCACCGGCGTCCACTGCGTGATCGGACGCCGTGGAACGTCGGCGAGGCCTTCGGTGACGAGCAGGTGCTGCCGATCTTCCGCAGTTACGCCCAACTGCGCGAGCGACTGGTCGACTACCTGGCTCGCTCGGCCCGCACGGCCGTGCGGACCGACCGTCCGTTGTTGCGCGGGCTGTTCTTCGACTGGCCCGACGACCCGCAGTTGTGGGCCCACCCGCACCAGTTCCTGTGTGGGGACGACCTGCTGGTGAGCCCGGTCACCGAGTCCGGCGCGACCGAGTGGACGACCTGGCTGCCGGCCGGTGACTGGGTGGACGTCTGGACCGGCGAGCGGCTCAGCGGCTCAGCGCCGGTGACTCGTCCGGTTCCGCTGGACGTGGTGCCGGTCTATGCCCGGGCGCAGGCCTGGCCCGAGCTGGCGGCGGTCTTCGGGCACTGA